The proteins below come from a single Metarhizium brunneum chromosome 1, complete sequence genomic window:
- the ugo1 gene encoding Mitochondrial fusion and transport protein ugo1, which yields MTTQRDGVNPLRPYYRAPVIGETTDPASASSANPFAVGNVTGTARYASKARDVLADIDYKDYLNDSSPSVIQNAKELVEELIWKYTSVLMAQPFEVAKTILQARDQDENAVWATTEPGGLKRQGSSQAGSIYDYNDSDSEGDEAAFFTSNTPVTPTPSYNRSSGNRRVTSPLQSQAPKRPIIPEHYITIRRPDSILDVIGQLWQKDGAWGVWKGSNATFLYTVLQSLLENWSRSFLSAIFNVPDLGVKDDIDRLIDIASPYPWASLFVAATAAVATGVLLSPLDIVRTRLIMTPISKGQRRTLATLRALPSYLCPSAIAIPTVLNSLIHPLLTLSTPLVLRTRFLIDSQVSPMTFSVAKFFASSAAILIKLPIETTLRRGQMAVLCSPDYIKALGGTEQKLDTIVPIGRYNGTIGTMYHIASEEGTRENPAISNPAAKKGKAKTKSFQPTHIKGQGLEGLWRGWKVNWWGLVGLWTANVVGNGGEGEF from the exons aTGACCACGCAGAGAGACGGCGTGAATCCGCTACGGCCCTACTACAGGGCGCCTGTCATAGGCGAGACGACGGATCCCGCGTCGGCATCCAGCGCAAACCCCTTCGCTGTGGGCAATGTGACGGGGACTGCCCGCTACGCATCTAAGGCGCGCGATGTGCTTGCCGATATCGATTACAAGGACTATTTGAACGActcgtcgccgtcggtgATACAGAATGCCAAGGAGCTGGTAGAAGAGCTGATATGGAAGTACACGTCCGTGTTGATGGCCCAGCCTTTCGAGGTGGCAAAGACTATTTTGCAAGCTCGTGATCAGGATGAGAATGCTGTCTGGGCAACTACAGAGCCAGGGGGCTTGAAGAGGCAAGGCTCTAGCCAGGCAGGCTCAATATACGAC TATAATGATTCCGACTCCGAAGGCGATGAGGCCGCGTTCTTCACCTCTAATACGCCCGTCACGCCCACCCCGTCATATAACAGAAGCTCAGGCAATCGTCGTGTAACATCACCGCTGCAGTCACAGGCCCCCAAACGGCCCATCATTCCGGAGCATTACATTACTATTCgcagaccagactcgatTCTTGACGTCATCGGGCAACTCTGGCAAAAGGATGGCGCGTGGGGTGTTTGGAAGGGCTCAAATGCCACTTTTCTGTATACTGTGCTTCAATCTTTGCTTGAAAACTGGTCGAGAAGCTTTCTCAGCGCCATTTTCAACGTTCCCGATCTGGGTGTTAAGGACGACATTGATCGGTTGATTGACATTGCGTCACCATACCCTTGGGCCTCGCTGTTTGTAGCTGCTACTGCTGCAGTTGCGACTGGTGTACTCTTGTCTCCCCTGGATATTGTGCGCACAAG ACTCATCATGACCCCAATTTCCAAAGGACAGCGCCGAACACTTGCTACCCTTCGGGCTCTCCCTTCCTACCTTTGCCCGTCGGCAATCGCAATCCCGACTGTTCTGAACTCTCTTATACACCCCCTCCTGACACTCTCGACGCCACTGGTGCTCCGAACTCGCTTCCTGATTGACAGTCAAGTATCACCAATGACATTCTCTGTGGCCAAgttctttgcttcttcagctgctATTCTTATCAAATTGCCTATTGAAACCACACTGCGGCGCGGCCAGATGGCCGTTCTCTGTAGCCCAGATTATATCAAAGCTCTTGGAGGAACAGAACAGAAGCTCGACACCATCGTGCCTATTGGCCGATACAACGGCACCATTGGCACTATGTACCACATCGCTTCAGAAGAAGGCACTCGCGAGAACCCAGCCATATCCAACCCTGCCGCTAAGAAGGGCAAagccaagaccaagtctTTCCAACCTACCCACATCAAGGGACAAGGCCTGGAAGGTCTCTGGCGAGGCTGGAAAGTGAACTGGTGGGGACTTGTTGGTCTCTGGACAGCAAACGTGGTGggcaacggcggcgagggcgaatTCTAG